The stretch of DNA CGCCGGAGAACTCGCTTTGCACGTGGCTTCGTAGGTCGGGGTGCCTCAAGACGCCGTCGGTCGGCCCGCACGGAGCGCCGTTTCGACGGCCGGTGGGTCGCTGGACGGGTCGACGCCCCACCGCCGACGCACGGCCCCCGTCTCAGAAGTCGTCGAGCCGACGCTGTCCCGACTCGTCGTCGTCGTCACCAGTCTCCCGGCCGTGCCGCTGTGAGAGGCTCGCTCGCCGACGGACCTCCGGGTCGGAAAGCGCCTCGCGGGCGCGGTCGGCGAGGCGGGAGAAGAGTCGGCGGGTCTCGTCGCGGCGCGCCTCGAAGTCGACGACCGGCCGCGGATAGTCCTCGCCGATGTGGACGCCCGACGACTCCTGGACGGCGAGTGGCGTCCGCTCCGGGCGGTCGAGATGTTCGGTCGGCAGGTCGCGGAGTTCGGGGACGTACCGCCGGACGAAGGTGCCGTCGGGGTCGTGCTCGCGGACCTGTTTGCGTGGGTCGTAGAGCCGCACCGGATGGACGCCGGTGAGGTTCGACTGTGACTGCCACTGCGTGTAGTTGATCGCCGCGTCCCCGTCGATCAGGTGGCGGTAGAAGTGGTCGGCGCCCTCCTTCCACCAACACTGGCAGATGTAAGTGTAGAAGGCGGCACACATCGCCCGGGTGCGGAAGTTCAGCCACCCCGTCTCGCGGAGGGCGCGCATGCTCGCGTCGACGAGCGGGAACCCCGTCTCGCCCCGCTTCCACGCCGCCGCGAGGTCGGGGTCGTGGCGGTCACGGAACAGGCCCCGGAAGACGGGGTTGACCGCCCGTTCGGTCCAGCCCGGCCAGTCGACCAGTTTCTGGCTGTAGTGGCGGTTCCAGTAACATCGCTCCTCGAACAGGCGCCGGCCACGCCGATCGGTTCCCTCCCGGTCGACGTAGCGCTTCGCCTCGCGGACGGAGAGGCAACCGAACTGGAGGTACGGCGAGAGGTGGCTGGTCCGCTCCTCGGCGGCCGCCGGATCGGCGATCCCGCCGGGGTACCGGTCCAGATCGGCGGCGAACGTACGGAGGCGCTCCCACGCCGCCGCGAGGCCGCCGGTCGGGGCGTCTCGCTTCGTCGGGTCGACGCCGTGCGCTCGCTCCACCGCCTCGACCGTCGGCCCGTCGTCGAGGGGGTTCGGCGGAAGCGTCTCCGGTGCTCGGATCGGGTCGGCGTCGAAGTACGCGTCCGCCTGTGCCTGCCAGTCGTACTCGCCACGGGCACGGTCGGTTCGGTCGAGCCCGTCGGCGGCGAACGTCGTCACGTCGTCGCGCTCGAACAGCCGGTCGTCCCGCTCCCGGCCGTAGCGAGCGGTGACGCTCCGGTTGACGTAGATCCGGTCGACGGGAAGGGCGTCGAGGATCGCGGCCGGGTCGCCGTGACGGAGGGCGAGCCCACTGCCCAGCGACGCGTAGCGGTCGTCGAGGCCCGTCAGCGACTCGTGGAGGAAGCGCAGGCGGGCGTCGGCCGCCATCCCGCTCCGGTAGAACGTCGGATCGGCGACGAAGACGGGCGCGGGGTGGCCGTCGTCGACCGCGGCGGCGAGGGCGGCGTTGTCGCGAACGCGGAGGTCGTCGCGGTGCCAGACGGCGACCGTCGGCGGTTCGGCCATCGTCGTCGCTCGGAACGGGAGCGGCAAAACCGCGTCGGTGGCGTCACCCGTCGGTCGGGAAGAACCGCCCGTGGAAGCCGAAGGGGACGGCGTGGGGTAGGGGTGCCCGCGCCAACAGCGACAGCGTCTCGGCGTCGAAGACGAGGAGGGCGGACCGTTCGGCGCCGGTGTCGAGGGCGGGCGCGAGGACGACGCCCGCGTCCTCGGCGTCGGCACCGGGTCGCTGCACCATCCGGGGCTCCTCGACGTAGACGCCGCGCGCCCACCACTCGGTTGCCGTCCCCCGATCCAGGTCGACTTTGACGAGGCCGTTCGCCCCGCGCCGATCCGTCGCCTGCGCGTAAGCGTAGCGGTAGGGCCGCGTCCGCACGGATCGGGGGACCGTCGGGAGTTCGCAGCCGCCGTCGTAGCGGCGGGCGCGGGTCACGTCCGGATCGGTCGCGGTCGGATCGAACCGGAACCGCTCGAGCCGGCCGTCGGGCGCCGCGGCGAACGCATCCGCCGCCAACGCCTCGAACGCGAGGGCGTCGACGATGCTCGCGTCCTCGAAGGCGACGAGGTCCATCACCACCTCGCCGTCGGCCTGGTACGCGTTGGCGTGGTGAAACGTGAAGAAGGGCGACACGACGGGGTCGGCGAGCAAGTCGCCCGTCCGCCGGTCGACGACGAGGAGGCGGGTGCCCCGGTCGTCGTCGTAGTGGAGGGTATCGAGGAGGCCGTCACCCC from Haloplanus salinus encodes:
- a CDS encoding FAD-binding domain-containing protein, with protein sequence MAEPPTVAVWHRDDLRVRDNAALAAAVDDGHPAPVFVADPTFYRSGMAADARLRFLHESLTGLDDRYASLGSGLALRHGDPAAILDALPVDRIYVNRSVTARYGRERDDRLFERDDVTTFAADGLDRTDRARGEYDWQAQADAYFDADPIRAPETLPPNPLDDGPTVEAVERAHGVDPTKRDAPTGGLAAAWERLRTFAADLDRYPGGIADPAAAEERTSHLSPYLQFGCLSVREAKRYVDREGTDRRGRRLFEERCYWNRHYSQKLVDWPGWTERAVNPVFRGLFRDRHDPDLAAAWKRGETGFPLVDASMRALRETGWLNFRTRAMCAAFYTYICQCWWKEGADHFYRHLIDGDAAINYTQWQSQSNLTGVHPVRLYDPRKQVREHDPDGTFVRRYVPELRDLPTEHLDRPERTPLAVQESSGVHIGEDYPRPVVDFEARRDETRRLFSRLADRAREALSDPEVRRRASLSQRHGRETGDDDDESGQRRLDDF